The following are from one region of the Colias croceus chromosome 4, ilColCroc2.1 genome:
- the LOC123691107 gene encoding bax inhibitor 1, whose protein sequence is MTPNIQTFINSFQNRLEPPVRQHLKNVYGTLMMTCTAASAGVYVDMFTRFQAGFLSAIIGAGLMLMLIATPDDGKNTKLRLGYLLGFGLTSGMSLGPLMEYVSVVDPAIIVTALLGTTLVFVCFSIAAMLAERGSWLFLGGTLMTLLTSMSLMTLANIFMQSHFLYQAHLYLGLMLMCGFVLFDTQLIIEKRRMGNKDFVQHAMELFIDFIGMFRRLVIILTQKEEQNRRRKRD, encoded by the exons ATGACTCCAAATATACAAACGTTTATAAACAGCTTCCAAAATCGgct TGAACCGCCAGTCCGAcagcatttaaaaaatgtttatggaACCTTAATGATGACATGTACTGCTGCATCAGCTGGAGTGTATGTTGATATGTTCACAAGGTTCCAAGCTGGCTTTTTGTCGGCAATTATTGGAGCGGGATTAATGTTGATGTTAATTGCAACTCCTGATGAtggtaaaaacacaaaactGCGATTGGGCTACCTACTTGGATTTGGTTTAACTTCAG GAATGAGCTTAGGGCCACTAATGGAATATGTGAGCGTTGTTGACCCAGCGATCATTGTAACAGCACTCTTGGGAACAACTCTTGTGTTTGTTTGCTTCTCTATTGCTGCCATGCTAGCAGAACGTGGAAGTTGGTTGTTCTTAGGAGGAACACTGATGACCCTGCTCACATCAATGTCTTTGATGACATTGGCCAACATATTTATGCAATCTCATTTCCTCTATCAA GCCCACCTTTACTTAGGACTGATGCTCATGTGTggatttgttttgtttgataCACAACTTATTATTGAGAAACGTCGCATGGGCAACAAGGACTTTGTACAACATGCTATGGAACTGTTTATTGACTTCATTGGAATGTTCAGACGTTTGGTCATCATTCTGACACAAAAG GAAGAGCAAAACCGTCGCCGTAAACGTGATTAA